Proteins from one Chitinophaga oryzae genomic window:
- a CDS encoding MupA/Atu3671 family FMN-dependent luciferase-like monooxygenase, producing the protein MNVPFLLKQLREQGILVTLSGANLELSFEKEDIPESLLTSIREHKQDIIDYLSSLGLGNATAHIPVAAPAATYPVTTAQWRFWILCQMDEINSAYNLPVILQLEGDLQVAALQQALAKLVARHEILRTHFMEGEDGMVVQRILEPAASVPDIRLIVLDDEEAVKEVVATFSNTPFLLRDNFLWRVCLIRQSATQHVLGLNIHHIIADGASLEIIVQELMQYYNAIVSGADAVLPALNIQFKDYAVWETSRNDRAGEEQYWLSRFEGELPILNLPAYQTRPALKTYAGAAFVHRYPAELVKKLKAFSREQKGTTFTTLMAALNALLYRYTGQTDIVLGTPVSGRNSPDLQGQVGLYINTLPVRLQFQATDSFRRVYELQKSVLDGAYAHAGYSFGELVNKLNIARDVSRSPLFDVLAAHQWNAAGSAVSSGFQGLKTSFYHDLAATLSKYDLTFTFSEDDEHLSAVIDYNTDLFQPEFVAQLAANFECFLREAITAPETEVQRIAYLDAAQIEKLVSGFNNTQHAYDTATTFVQLFEEQAAATPEAIALICEDQVLTYAALNEQSAALAAYLANAGIGPGECAGICMGRSADLLVAIIAVLRTGAAYLPIDPFYPLDRIDYVAAYSRTKFMLADKDTSAVIAAGFTVIDVSNRALWEDTAVVPLSYPDSASAAYVIFTSGSSGKPKGVQVSHRNLVNFMEGMALHFPRGQRPASWLAVTSISFDISILELLWTITRGDKVVLQLEMPVAVQPRPHLDFSLFYFPTGSQSEKDKYRLLLEGATFADQNGFKAIWVPERHFHNFGDQFPNPSVAAAAVSTITRNITIRSGSVVLPLHDEVRVAEEWSMIDNLSNGRVELSIASGWHPNDFVLAPAEYQNRHQSMRDKIATLTDFWEGKPLTRKNGVGKDFEFRLHPKPVQEKLQLWITAAGSPETFRYAGTIGANVLTHLLGQSIEDLAEKVRIYQEALKENGFNPAQGKVALMVHTFVDADAAAIRSTVEAPFKNYLRNSLGLLKPIAEENGLDVEQDMDTLLDMGFLRFYSTSGLFGTPEDCLDIINRIYASGVSEIACLIDFGIPDDQVLNSLQHLHRLKELVARKKAQADLVVRRMEKLTGDQETASLIKRYEVTHMQSTPSLYEELLLNPHSHEALQQINTLLVGGEELKRSLAEKLSTHTGRSIFNMYGPTETTIWSCVKELNATGAVTIGKPIANTNIYVLDHLQQLCPVGVAGELCIGGDGVAMGYLFNQELSDSRFLPDPFRPGERIYRTGDLGRWLPNGELECLGRLDRQVKLNGYRIELEEIESVLLSHPAVAQCVVTAVKVKDKLVLVAYFRGDAAADVNALTAFVKQQLPAFMVPAFMVKMQEFPHTANGKIDHKRLPMPDSSGVTARVAAPPRTPLQKQLVALWSDYLKTEDLGIEDNFFEIGGNSMKAFQLLSLMNNALQRELKIIVLFQYPTVRALSDYLEQHKAEKPQVQENELEDVDDLLDFMNNV; encoded by the coding sequence ATGAATGTTCCATTTTTGTTGAAACAGCTTCGGGAGCAGGGTATTTTGGTCACCCTTTCCGGAGCCAACCTCGAATTGTCTTTTGAGAAGGAAGATATTCCGGAATCCCTGCTGACCTCCATCAGGGAACATAAACAGGATATCATCGATTACCTGTCGTCGCTCGGGCTGGGAAATGCAACGGCGCATATCCCCGTAGCAGCGCCCGCGGCCACCTATCCTGTTACCACCGCGCAATGGCGGTTCTGGATATTGTGCCAGATGGATGAAATCAACAGTGCCTATAACCTGCCGGTAATACTGCAGCTCGAAGGCGACCTCCAGGTGGCTGCCTTACAGCAGGCATTGGCAAAACTCGTTGCAAGACATGAAATACTCCGCACTCATTTTATGGAAGGAGAGGATGGCATGGTTGTACAGCGTATACTGGAGCCTGCTGCCAGCGTCCCCGATATTCGCCTGATCGTGCTGGATGATGAAGAGGCGGTAAAAGAAGTGGTAGCTACCTTTAGCAATACGCCCTTCCTGCTCAGGGATAATTTCCTGTGGCGGGTTTGCCTGATCCGCCAGTCGGCAACGCAACATGTGCTGGGCCTGAATATTCATCATATCATCGCGGATGGCGCCTCGCTGGAAATTATTGTGCAGGAATTGATGCAGTACTACAACGCCATCGTGAGTGGCGCCGATGCGGTACTGCCTGCACTGAACATCCAGTTTAAGGATTATGCTGTATGGGAAACTTCCAGGAATGACCGCGCCGGGGAGGAACAATACTGGTTGTCGCGCTTCGAAGGCGAACTGCCGATACTCAATTTACCCGCCTATCAAACACGTCCCGCGCTTAAAACATATGCGGGGGCGGCATTTGTACATCGATACCCGGCAGAACTGGTAAAAAAGCTGAAGGCTTTTTCGAGGGAGCAGAAAGGCACCACTTTCACTACCCTGATGGCTGCGCTGAATGCTTTGCTGTACCGCTACACAGGACAAACAGATATCGTGCTGGGTACGCCTGTTTCGGGCAGAAATTCACCCGACCTGCAAGGGCAGGTAGGCTTGTATATCAATACGCTGCCGGTACGGCTGCAGTTCCAGGCGACAGACAGTTTCCGGAGAGTATATGAGTTGCAGAAGTCGGTACTGGACGGAGCGTATGCCCATGCCGGTTACTCTTTCGGGGAGCTGGTCAATAAACTGAACATCGCCAGGGACGTAAGCCGCTCGCCCTTGTTCGATGTGCTGGCGGCACATCAGTGGAATGCCGCCGGCAGTGCTGTCAGCAGTGGTTTTCAGGGGCTGAAGACATCTTTCTACCATGACCTCGCGGCCACCCTGAGTAAATATGACCTGACGTTCACCTTCTCTGAAGATGATGAACATCTGTCTGCCGTGATCGACTACAACACCGACCTTTTCCAGCCGGAGTTTGTAGCGCAGCTGGCCGCCAATTTTGAATGTTTCCTTCGTGAAGCGATAACGGCGCCAGAAACGGAAGTACAGCGGATCGCTTACCTGGATGCCGCCCAGATCGAAAAGCTGGTGTCCGGCTTCAATAATACGCAGCACGCTTACGATACTGCCACTACGTTTGTGCAGCTGTTCGAAGAGCAGGCTGCGGCAACACCGGAAGCCATCGCGCTGATCTGTGAAGACCAGGTGCTTACTTATGCGGCGTTAAATGAGCAATCCGCCGCCCTCGCTGCATACCTGGCTAATGCGGGCATTGGCCCCGGCGAGTGCGCAGGCATATGCATGGGAAGGTCTGCCGACCTGCTGGTGGCCATCATCGCGGTGCTCCGGACCGGCGCTGCTTATCTGCCCATTGACCCGTTCTATCCGCTGGACCGCATCGACTACGTGGCTGCTTACAGCCGCACGAAATTTATGCTGGCAGATAAAGATACCAGCGCTGTCATCGCTGCCGGGTTTACCGTCATCGATGTTTCCAACCGTGCGCTGTGGGAAGATACCGCCGTTGTACCGCTGTCATACCCGGACAGCGCGTCGGCTGCTTATGTGATATTCACATCGGGATCTTCCGGAAAGCCCAAAGGCGTGCAGGTTTCACACCGCAACCTGGTGAATTTCATGGAAGGAATGGCATTGCATTTCCCGCGGGGACAACGCCCGGCCAGCTGGCTGGCAGTAACCAGTATCAGCTTCGATATCTCCATACTGGAACTTTTGTGGACGATAACAAGGGGTGATAAGGTGGTGTTGCAGCTGGAAATGCCTGTCGCCGTACAGCCAAGGCCCCATCTGGATTTCAGCCTATTCTATTTCCCTACCGGCTCACAATCAGAAAAAGATAAATACCGCTTGTTGCTGGAGGGCGCCACCTTCGCAGATCAGAACGGATTTAAAGCGATCTGGGTGCCGGAGCGCCACTTTCATAATTTCGGCGACCAGTTCCCTAACCCGTCTGTCGCCGCGGCAGCTGTGTCCACTATCACCCGTAACATTACCATCCGTTCGGGCAGCGTGGTACTCCCGCTGCACGATGAGGTGAGAGTGGCCGAAGAATGGTCCATGATCGACAATTTATCCAACGGCAGGGTGGAACTATCCATTGCTTCCGGGTGGCATCCGAATGACTTTGTGCTGGCGCCTGCCGAATATCAGAACAGGCATCAGTCAATGCGCGATAAAATAGCGACCCTTACGGACTTCTGGGAAGGCAAGCCGCTCACACGTAAAAATGGCGTAGGAAAAGATTTTGAATTCCGGCTGCACCCCAAGCCGGTGCAGGAGAAGCTGCAGCTGTGGATCACTGCTGCCGGCAGCCCCGAAACTTTCCGTTACGCCGGTACCATCGGCGCTAATGTATTGACCCACCTGCTTGGCCAAAGCATCGAAGACCTCGCAGAGAAAGTGCGCATCTACCAGGAGGCACTGAAAGAAAACGGCTTTAACCCGGCACAGGGAAAAGTAGCGCTGATGGTACACACCTTTGTAGATGCCGACGCAGCAGCCATCAGGTCAACAGTAGAGGCGCCGTTTAAAAACTATCTCCGTAACTCGCTCGGTCTGCTGAAGCCCATCGCAGAGGAGAACGGCCTGGATGTGGAGCAGGACATGGATACCCTGCTGGATATGGGATTCCTGCGTTTTTACAGCACGAGCGGCCTTTTCGGCACACCGGAAGACTGCCTGGATATCATTAACAGGATATATGCGTCCGGCGTCAGCGAGATTGCCTGCCTGATCGACTTCGGTATCCCCGACGACCAGGTGCTCAACAGCCTGCAGCACCTGCACCGGCTGAAAGAGCTGGTGGCGCGGAAAAAAGCACAGGCAGACCTGGTGGTGCGGCGGATGGAAAAGCTGACGGGAGACCAGGAGACCGCTTCCCTGATAAAACGGTACGAGGTCACACATATGCAGTCAACCCCTTCGCTGTATGAAGAGCTGTTGCTGAATCCCCACAGCCATGAAGCCTTACAGCAGATCAATACCCTGCTGGTAGGAGGAGAGGAGCTGAAGAGATCACTGGCTGAAAAGCTCTCCACGCATACCGGGCGGAGTATTTTCAATATGTACGGTCCTACCGAAACCACGATCTGGTCTTGTGTTAAAGAGCTGAACGCCACCGGCGCCGTTACCATAGGCAAGCCTATTGCCAATACCAATATATACGTGCTGGACCATCTGCAGCAGCTTTGCCCTGTGGGCGTAGCCGGAGAGCTGTGCATCGGTGGCGATGGCGTGGCTATGGGTTACCTCTTTAACCAGGAGTTGTCCGACAGCCGCTTTCTTCCCGATCCGTTCAGGCCGGGTGAGCGCATCTACAGGACCGGCGATCTGGGCCGCTGGCTGCCCAACGGAGAATTGGAATGTCTCGGCCGGCTGGACAGGCAGGTTAAGCTGAACGGTTACCGGATAGAACTGGAGGAGATAGAAAGTGTGTTGTTATCGCACCCGGCAGTTGCGCAATGCGTGGTAACAGCCGTGAAGGTAAAGGATAAGCTTGTGCTGGTGGCTTATTTCCGTGGCGATGCAGCAGCAGATGTCAATGCCCTTACAGCGTTCGTGAAACAACAGTTGCCCGCATTCATGGTGCCTGCATTTATGGTGAAAATGCAGGAATTCCCGCATACCGCCAATGGCAAGATCGATCACAAGCGCCTGCCAATGCCCGATAGCAGCGGCGTAACAGCCAGGGTGGCGGCGCCGCCCCGGACCCCGCTGCAAAAACAGCTGGTGGCGCTCTGGAGTGATTATCTCAAAACAGAAGACCTGGGTATCGAAGATAACTTCTTTGAAATCGGCGGCAATTCCATGAAAGCATTCCAGCTTTTATCCCTCATGAACAACGCGCTGCAACGGGAACTAAAGATCATCGTATTGTTCCAGTACCCTACGGTGCGCGCACTTTCGGATTATCTGGAACAACATAAGGCAGAAAAACCACAGGTACAGGAAAATGAATTGGAAGATGTGGATGACCTGCTGGATTTTATGAATAATGTTTAA
- a CDS encoding non-ribosomal peptide synthetase: protein MEIVSVIKAIREKGIAVRLVNGQLEADIPLSHRNEETIGLLKNNKPEIIAYLEALAGKEKYAPIPRVPDAACYPVSGAQLRLWLESQQEQASRAYYTGFQLLLPQGTPDMLEKAVCHIAHRHEILRTVFIADEHQDIFQRVVAPEDFKVALRIVDYSGQTHFQEDIKAQIRDDAQQLFDLQHGPLFRGIVFLLPQNQLLLHWAMHHIISDAWSLPVLQEEITKAFTAYQAGTDPALPPLKIQYRDYTAWALQQLEGGQLASQRRYWLQQLEGELPVLSFPLKGVRPPVKTYQGETITTRLPEQVSRMMSQYALSHNSTLFTVALTSLHIILNKYTGASDIIIGSPFAAREHPDLKEQVGFYTNTVALRNEIKATDTFHTFFSQVKQTVEAAHKHQQYPFEEVVKSLRLKKDASRNPVFDVMLVVLPDNNPGTALSDDYDLKENTGSKFDLLVSITGNKDALSLSLEYNTDLYDRQLVLQFMKHFRQLLTAVFDHPEKPLAEISYLPAADYAFAAGEIKPSYVSESVISLMESQVEKTPDGIAVVFKDEQLTFRQLNDQANQLADYLRKMHGAGPGVNIGVMLERSHLSVLAMIAVIKSGACYVPIDHKYQKERIRYIMQDADLSLVLSSRDIAEGTVPDGTAFTDLHDFNYADWSSRNPALVNQPSDPSFLIYTSGSTGKPKGVVQTHSMLNNLIHWNICESGIDTGLRFLQYNSFSFDVSVQDSWFVCSSGGTIYITPEEMKADFQALSAYIVEHEIETLCFPFSALSNFFDRLEPSFIEQQRIRHILCAGEQLTVNKTLENFLHQYPSLRLHNHYGPSETHVVTSYTMSAALENYQAYVPIGKPLPNTDVYLLDAHRQPVPLYVTGEVYIGGANVAAGYQHLPELTAERFLHLPWAGTVVYKTGDLAYLDRDGQLVYLGRNDNQVKIRGYRIEPGEIKSHLLASDRILQAHVDVVVKNGEKQLAAYVVPDGEVTATDIRRQLASVLPDYMVPAHVVIMEALPVTLNGKIDKSSLPDVSQYTTLQTTYAAPETAVEKRLAALWMQVLSLDKVGTTDNFFELGGHSLSMYKMLNLVKKEYNIDFRLELFITDPCISSFALHVEQLLFQQQQPQVSVNQKKILI, encoded by the coding sequence ATGGAAATCGTATCTGTTATTAAAGCAATCAGGGAAAAAGGGATTGCTGTCCGATTGGTAAACGGTCAGCTGGAGGCAGACATTCCTTTGTCCCATCGTAACGAGGAAACAATCGGCCTGCTGAAAAATAACAAGCCGGAAATTATTGCTTACCTGGAAGCACTGGCCGGTAAGGAAAAGTATGCGCCGATTCCCCGGGTGCCGGACGCCGCCTGTTACCCTGTATCCGGCGCGCAATTAAGGCTTTGGCTGGAATCGCAGCAGGAGCAGGCTTCGCGCGCCTACTACACCGGCTTCCAACTGCTGTTGCCGCAGGGAACGCCGGACATGCTGGAGAAAGCTGTCTGCCATATCGCACACCGCCATGAAATTCTCCGCACTGTATTTATCGCTGACGAGCATCAGGATATTTTTCAGCGCGTAGTAGCGCCGGAGGATTTTAAAGTAGCGCTCCGTATCGTGGATTACAGCGGTCAAACGCATTTCCAGGAAGATATAAAAGCGCAGATCAGGGACGACGCACAGCAGTTGTTTGACCTGCAACACGGCCCGCTGTTCCGGGGGATCGTGTTTCTTTTACCGCAAAATCAGCTGCTGTTGCATTGGGCCATGCACCACATTATTTCGGATGCCTGGTCTCTGCCGGTGCTGCAAGAGGAAATCACTAAAGCTTTCACCGCATATCAGGCCGGTACAGACCCTGCGTTGCCACCGTTGAAGATACAATACCGCGATTACACCGCCTGGGCGCTTCAGCAACTGGAAGGCGGACAGCTGGCCTCGCAGCGGCGATACTGGCTGCAGCAACTGGAAGGTGAGCTGCCCGTACTGTCCTTCCCCCTGAAAGGTGTCCGCCCACCAGTGAAAACCTACCAGGGAGAAACCATTACCACACGTTTGCCGGAGCAGGTGAGCAGGATGATGTCACAATATGCGCTCAGCCACAACAGCACGCTCTTTACTGTAGCGCTGACATCGCTGCATATTATCCTGAACAAATATACCGGTGCTTCCGATATCATTATTGGCAGCCCTTTTGCCGCGAGGGAGCACCCTGACCTGAAAGAACAGGTAGGGTTTTATACCAACACGGTGGCATTGCGCAATGAAATAAAAGCCACGGATACTTTCCATACTTTTTTTAGCCAGGTAAAACAAACAGTGGAAGCCGCACATAAACACCAGCAATATCCTTTTGAAGAAGTGGTGAAATCCCTGCGGCTGAAAAAAGATGCTTCCCGGAATCCCGTTTTTGATGTGATGCTGGTCGTGTTGCCTGATAACAACCCCGGTACAGCGTTATCTGATGACTATGACCTGAAGGAAAATACCGGCAGTAAGTTCGATCTGCTTGTCAGCATCACCGGCAACAAAGACGCACTGTCGCTGAGTCTGGAATATAACACAGACCTGTACGACAGGCAGCTGGTCCTGCAATTCATGAAACACTTCCGGCAGCTGCTGACAGCGGTTTTTGACCATCCTGAAAAGCCCCTGGCGGAAATCAGCTATTTGCCTGCAGCGGACTATGCGTTCGCCGCCGGTGAAATCAAACCGTCCTATGTGTCAGAAAGTGTGATATCCCTGATGGAATCCCAGGTAGAGAAAACACCTGACGGGATCGCTGTCGTGTTTAAAGACGAGCAGCTCACTTTCCGGCAGCTCAACGACCAGGCCAATCAGCTGGCCGATTATCTGCGGAAAATGCACGGCGCCGGGCCGGGAGTCAACATAGGGGTGATGCTCGAACGCTCCCACCTCAGTGTGCTGGCTATGATCGCCGTCATTAAATCAGGCGCTTGTTACGTACCCATAGATCATAAGTACCAGAAAGAACGTATCCGCTATATTATGCAGGATGCTGATCTTTCCCTGGTATTGAGCAGCAGGGATATCGCGGAGGGGACAGTGCCCGACGGGACCGCGTTCACAGACCTCCACGATTTCAATTACGCAGACTGGAGCAGCCGGAATCCCGCGCTGGTCAACCAGCCATCAGATCCTTCTTTCCTGATCTATACTTCCGGCTCCACCGGTAAGCCCAAAGGCGTGGTCCAGACGCATAGCATGCTCAATAATCTCATCCACTGGAATATCTGTGAGTCTGGTATTGACACTGGTTTGAGGTTCCTGCAATACAACTCTTTCAGTTTTGATGTGTCGGTACAGGATAGTTGGTTTGTATGCAGCAGCGGCGGTACTATTTACATCACGCCCGAAGAGATGAAGGCGGATTTCCAGGCCTTGTCGGCTTATATCGTTGAGCATGAAATTGAAACACTCTGTTTCCCTTTCTCTGCGCTGTCTAATTTCTTTGACAGGCTGGAACCGTCATTCATAGAACAACAGCGGATCAGACATATTTTATGTGCGGGTGAACAGCTGACGGTGAACAAGACGCTGGAGAATTTTCTGCACCAGTATCCATCGCTGCGCCTGCATAATCATTATGGCCCTTCAGAAACCCATGTGGTCACCAGCTATACCATGAGTGCGGCATTAGAGAACTACCAGGCATATGTACCTATCGGTAAACCGTTGCCCAATACAGATGTGTACCTGCTGGATGCTCACCGTCAACCGGTGCCGTTATACGTTACCGGTGAAGTGTACATCGGCGGGGCCAATGTGGCCGCCGGTTATCAGCACCTTCCGGAGCTGACGGCGGAGCGGTTCCTCCATTTGCCCTGGGCCGGCACTGTAGTTTACAAAACCGGCGACCTTGCCTACCTGGACCGCGATGGTCAGCTCGTATACCTGGGCAGAAATGACAACCAGGTGAAGATCCGCGGGTACAGGATTGAGCCCGGAGAGATCAAAAGCCATCTGCTGGCGTCCGACAGGATACTCCAGGCCCACGTAGATGTAGTGGTGAAAAATGGAGAGAAGCAGCTCGCCGCTTATGTGGTCCCTGATGGAGAGGTAACTGCCACAGATATACGCCGCCAGCTGGCCAGCGTGCTGCCGGACTATATGGTGCCGGCCCATGTGGTCATCATGGAGGCATTGCCGGTAACCCTGAATGGTAAAATAGATAAATCTTCCTTACCGGATGTTAGTCAATATACCACCCTGCAGACTACCTACGCAGCACCGGAAACGGCTGTGGAAAAGCGACTGGCCGCTCTGTGGATGCAGGTGCTTTCTTTGGATAAAGTAGGGACAACAGACAATTTCTTTGAACTGGGCGGGCATAGCCTCAGCATGTACAAAATGCTGAATCTCGTCAAAAAAGAATACAACATTGATTTCAGGTTGGAGCTGTTCATCACAGATCCTTGTATTTCCTCCTTTGCGCTTCACGTAGAACAGCTCCTGTTCCAGCAACAGCAGCCACAGGTATCCGTAAACCAGAAAAAAATCCTCATCTAA